Proteins encoded by one window of Streptococcus sanguinis:
- a CDS encoding LPXTG cell wall anchor domain-containing protein, with protein MNNKFSWQAITKSASAAKYGSGLLLCASLLSLAAFTAVSRVEAEDVAPAPAAVAETPASPAPQASPEAENPAVAEPQAAPANQAESAAAASELPANQVMSDEQKQRAIAQMGANQGDVWVWSEENVVEENGERQKRGPNGGPGQFNGGAVVLGGRPTYDPAADWYYLAYKGEGMTDEEAKAVFDKERGKWMNEFDPWGVVMEMTDNKASNAWADIRNMQAFVLRKDSNVWEKIVDHPQGVQWVSQFKGNMSSNVGDAQQEALAGGGTAIEVLPKQDRVAHWGSDQARDIPNPQTIRAVLVSVEARISEKSDPDAKLGIQVGGDWKFAEEVSKPLWYPGAGLAGIQRLTKDWARYYFVSLTGIQDAVEERAISQDEFMKSIVPLADMEQASQNQAQQQTPASPDSKSSQVENLTYKANGQTDPQASSQEPTLQQASSKQLPKTGSQSSLLTNLLGLGLLGLGAGFLGLKKKS; from the coding sequence ATGAATAATAAGTTTTCTTGGCAAGCTATAACAAAATCTGCTTCTGCTGCCAAGTATGGGAGCGGCTTGCTGCTATGTGCTTCCCTCTTGTCCTTAGCAGCTTTTACAGCTGTCTCAAGAGTTGAAGCAGAAGATGTTGCGCCTGCCCCTGCCGCAGTGGCTGAAACGCCGGCTTCTCCAGCACCGCAAGCAAGTCCTGAGGCTGAAAATCCAGCTGTGGCTGAACCCCAAGCAGCTCCTGCAAATCAGGCTGAATCAGCTGCAGCCGCTAGCGAGTTGCCAGCCAATCAGGTCATGTCCGATGAGCAGAAGCAGCGCGCCATTGCTCAGATGGGAGCCAATCAAGGGGATGTCTGGGTTTGGTCGGAGGAAAATGTCGTTGAAGAAAATGGGGAGCGTCAAAAGCGCGGTCCTAATGGCGGTCCTGGCCAATTTAATGGCGGAGCCGTCGTGTTAGGCGGTCGTCCGACTTATGACCCAGCAGCTGATTGGTACTACCTAGCTTATAAAGGCGAAGGGATGACTGACGAAGAAGCGAAGGCTGTCTTTGACAAGGAACGCGGCAAATGGATGAATGAATTTGATCCTTGGGGTGTTGTGATGGAAATGACGGACAATAAGGCCAGCAATGCTTGGGCGGATATTCGTAACATGCAGGCTTTCGTGCTCCGGAAGGACTCCAATGTTTGGGAGAAAATTGTGGATCACCCTCAAGGGGTTCAATGGGTTTCTCAATTCAAGGGGAATATGTCCAGCAACGTAGGAGATGCCCAGCAGGAAGCCTTGGCTGGCGGGGGAACAGCTATTGAGGTCTTACCTAAGCAAGATCGGGTTGCCCACTGGGGTTCTGATCAAGCCCGTGATATTCCAAATCCTCAAACCATTCGGGCTGTTTTAGTTTCCGTAGAAGCTCGTATTTCTGAAAAATCTGATCCAGATGCCAAGCTTGGTATTCAAGTTGGTGGTGACTGGAAATTTGCTGAAGAAGTGAGCAAGCCGCTCTGGTATCCAGGAGCTGGTCTGGCTGGTATTCAGCGACTGACCAAGGATTGGGCGCGTTATTATTTTGTCAGCCTCACTGGTATTCAAGATGCAGTTGAAGAAAGGGCCATTTCACAAGATGAGTTTATGAAGAGTATCGTACCGTTGGCCGATATGGAGCAGGCCTCTCAAAATCAAGCCCAGCAGCAAACTCCTGCAAGTCCTGATTCAAAGAGTAGCCAGGTGGAAAATCTAACCTACAAAGCAAACGGCCAGACGGACCCTCAAGCATCGTCTCAAGAGCCAACTCTTCAACAAGCTTCTTCCAAACAACTACCTAAGACCGGCAGCCAAAGCAGTCTATTGACCAATCTGCTTGGACTCGGACTCTTAGGGCTGGGAGCTGGCTTCCTTGGCTTGAAGAAAAAATCTTAG
- a CDS encoding aldo/keto reductase, which yields MKYMTVGNELKEASQLILGCMRLAEHDPKEVVSVLETALEVGINFFDHSDVYAGGQSEAKFAQALRSAKIPRDRVLIQSKCGLRDVHTNYHFDFSKDYIISSVEGSLERLQTDYLDVLLLHRPDALVEPEEVAEAFSRLHQAGKVRYFGVSNQNPYQMELLQKSVEQPLIANQLQFGPAHTPMLDAGLNANMLNPLAIVRDGSVLDYCRLHHITIQSWSPFQVDLNQGLFIEHPKYAQLTETLHAFASDYQVSFEALVLAWILRHPAQMQPIVGSMNPQRIRSMVAAFDIELSRADWYKIYKSAGNPLP from the coding sequence ATGAAATATATGACAGTCGGGAATGAACTGAAAGAAGCCAGTCAGCTGATTTTGGGTTGCATGCGACTGGCAGAGCATGATCCTAAAGAGGTTGTTTCCGTTCTTGAAACAGCATTAGAAGTGGGAATTAATTTCTTTGACCACTCAGATGTTTATGCTGGAGGCCAGTCTGAAGCAAAGTTTGCACAGGCTCTTCGCTCGGCTAAGATTCCCCGGGATCGAGTTCTCATCCAGTCCAAGTGCGGACTGCGGGATGTTCACACCAACTACCATTTTGACTTTTCTAAGGATTATATTATCAGCTCGGTTGAAGGCAGCTTGGAGCGTTTGCAGACAGACTATCTGGATGTGCTCCTCCTGCACCGGCCAGATGCTCTTGTAGAGCCGGAAGAGGTGGCTGAAGCTTTCTCACGTCTGCACCAAGCTGGGAAGGTCCGCTATTTCGGAGTCAGCAATCAAAATCCTTATCAAATGGAGCTGCTGCAAAAGAGTGTGGAGCAGCCCTTGATTGCCAACCAACTGCAGTTTGGTCCAGCCCATACTCCGATGTTGGATGCTGGGCTCAATGCCAATATGCTCAATCCTTTAGCAATCGTTCGGGATGGTAGTGTGTTAGACTATTGTCGATTGCATCATATCACGATTCAGTCTTGGTCACCATTTCAGGTTGACTTGAACCAGGGACTCTTTATAGAGCATCCTAAATATGCTCAGCTTACAGAAACTCTGCACGCCTTTGCGTCAGACTATCAAGTTTCTTTTGAAGCCCTAGTTCTCGCCTGGATTTTGCGTCATCCAGCACAAATGCAGCCGATTGTTGGCTCCATGAATCCACAACGAATTCGCTCAATGGTGGCTGCTTTTGATATTGAGCTCTCTCGGGCTGACTGGTATAAGATTTACAAGAGTGCGGGGAATCCTCTGCCCTAA